A region of Mesorhizobium sp. AR02 DNA encodes the following proteins:
- a CDS encoding aromatic ring-hydroxylating oxygenase subunit alpha, giving the protein MPASAPYNGLTQVEPTLPSSAYWDGESYQRDLDAIWCKNWLLVCREADLAQPLAFRRFRIGTQDIIVLRDDTGELRAFHNTCRHRGSQLCQESEGRLKARLITCPYHAWSYSLRGDLVRVPSKSLPDGFDKADHPLYRVALSVWRGFVFINLQENAAGSAQASFDPASGNLGNWPLETLVSGHVLRKVMQCNWKIFWENFNECLHCPGVHKDLSRLVPIYGRGLMSRHDDPEWTRHADNDAPEFSGGLRAGAETWSRDGQTHGPVFSGLTPAERAAGQTYATSLPSMFIVGHVDYVRTVRLVPLGPEQTELVAEWLFAPEALATTDIDNIVAFGTQVLEEDAGICEVNQKGLRSMRHQAGVLMPEEYELHRFHNWVRERHAALSA; this is encoded by the coding sequence TTGCCAGCGAGCGCGCCCTACAACGGCCTGACCCAGGTTGAACCGACGCTGCCCTCGTCGGCCTATTGGGATGGTGAGAGTTACCAGCGCGACCTCGATGCCATCTGGTGCAAGAACTGGCTGCTGGTCTGTCGCGAGGCCGATCTGGCCCAGCCGCTGGCCTTCCGCCGGTTCCGCATCGGCACGCAGGACATCATCGTGCTGCGCGACGACACCGGCGAGTTGCGCGCCTTCCACAACACCTGCCGGCATCGCGGCTCGCAGCTTTGCCAGGAGAGCGAGGGCCGGCTGAAGGCGCGGCTGATCACTTGCCCCTATCATGCCTGGTCCTATTCGCTGCGCGGCGATCTCGTGCGGGTGCCGTCGAAATCATTGCCGGACGGCTTCGACAAGGCCGACCACCCGCTCTATCGCGTCGCACTTTCGGTGTGGCGCGGCTTCGTCTTCATCAATTTGCAGGAGAATGCGGCGGGCTCCGCACAGGCATCCTTCGACCCCGCCTCCGGCAATCTCGGCAACTGGCCGCTGGAAACGCTGGTCTCAGGCCATGTGCTGCGCAAGGTGATGCAGTGCAACTGGAAGATTTTTTGGGAAAACTTCAACGAGTGCCTGCACTGTCCGGGCGTCCACAAGGACCTGTCGCGGCTGGTGCCGATCTATGGCCGCGGCCTGATGAGCCGGCATGACGATCCAGAATGGACCCGCCACGCCGACAATGATGCGCCGGAATTTTCAGGCGGCCTGCGCGCCGGGGCCGAAACCTGGTCGCGCGACGGCCAGACGCACGGGCCGGTCTTCTCAGGGTTGACACCGGCCGAACGTGCCGCCGGCCAGACCTACGCCACCAGCCTGCCCTCGATGTTCATCGTCGGTCATGTCGATTATGTCAGGACCGTGCGCCTGGTGCCGCTCGGCCCCGAACAGACGGAGCTTGTCGCCGAATGGCTGTTCGCGCCCGAGGCGCTGGCCACGACCGACATCGACAACATCGTCGCCTTCGGCACACAGGTGCTGGAAGAGGATGCTGGTATCTGCGAGGTCAACCAGAAGGGCCTGCGCTCGATGCGCCACCAAGCCGGCGTGCTGATGCCCGAGGAATATGAACTGCACCGCTTCCACAACTGGGTGCGCGAGCGCCACGCAGCGCTTTCTGCCTGA
- the cobU gene encoding bifunctional adenosylcobinamide kinase/adenosylcobinamide-phosphate guanylyltransferase: MPDHGKLTFIIGGARSGKSAHAETLAMALPSPWVYIATAQAYDHEMCERIALHRSRRGEGWTTIDAPLDLAGALTALPDNQPVLVDCLTLWLTNHMLADHDLELECRRLTDVLSRPRGPWFVVSNEVGQGIVPDNALARRFRDDAGRLNQQVAAIADTVLLMVAGLPLKVK; the protein is encoded by the coding sequence TTGCCTGATCACGGCAAGCTGACCTTCATCATTGGCGGTGCGCGCTCCGGCAAGAGCGCGCACGCCGAAACCCTGGCGATGGCGTTGCCCTCACCATGGGTCTATATTGCCACCGCGCAAGCCTATGACCACGAGATGTGCGAGCGCATCGCACTGCACCGCTCGCGGCGCGGCGAAGGCTGGACGACCATCGACGCACCGCTCGACCTTGCCGGCGCGCTTACGGCTTTGCCCGACAACCAGCCGGTGCTGGTCGACTGCCTGACGCTGTGGCTGACCAATCACATGCTGGCCGATCACGATCTCGAGCTGGAATGCCGGCGGCTGACGGATGTGCTGTCGCGGCCGCGCGGGCCCTGGTTCGTGGTGTCCAACGAAGTCGGCCAAGGTATCGTGCCTGACAATGCCCTGGCGCGCCGTTTTCGCGATGACGCCGGACGGCTCAACCAGCAGGTCGCGGCGATCGCCGACACCGTGCTGCTGATGGTGGCGGGGCTGCCGCTCAAGGTGAAATGA
- a CDS encoding CbtA family protein: MNLFRNVVFIAAIAGLVAGVVLACMQAYATVPLILKAEVYEQAEGGHKHEHAAAPAEAASGNAMGSAAPAASNAMSTAAPAPAEAAAPAEDEGWAPADGFERFAFNVVSNVVTGIGFALILVAVSEFAGGIGNWRQGVFWGLAGFAVFTLAPGLGLPPELPAMPAADLTQRQIWWVATVIATAIGLGLIAFRKSLPLAILAVLLIVAPHIVGAPQPDSFETPIPEGLHHQFVVAVTVTNLVFWLVLGAVVGVVRGRFTGTATSLRDSFA; the protein is encoded by the coding sequence ATGAATCTGTTTCGCAACGTCGTGTTCATCGCGGCGATCGCCGGGCTCGTGGCCGGCGTCGTCCTCGCCTGCATGCAGGCCTATGCCACCGTGCCGCTGATCCTCAAGGCGGAAGTCTACGAACAGGCCGAAGGCGGCCACAAGCATGAGCACGCCGCGGCGCCGGCCGAAGCCGCCAGCGGCAACGCAATGGGCTCCGCCGCTCCTGCGGCATCGAACGCCATGAGCACTGCTGCGCCGGCACCGGCCGAGGCTGCCGCTCCGGCCGAAGACGAGGGTTGGGCGCCGGCCGACGGCTTCGAGCGCTTTGCCTTCAACGTCGTGTCCAATGTCGTCACCGGCATCGGCTTCGCGCTGATCCTGGTCGCGGTTTCGGAATTCGCCGGCGGCATCGGCAATTGGCGCCAGGGCGTCTTCTGGGGTCTTGCCGGCTTTGCCGTGTTCACGCTGGCGCCCGGTCTCGGCCTGCCGCCGGAACTGCCGGCCATGCCGGCGGCCGACCTGACGCAGCGCCAGATTTGGTGGGTGGCAACCGTGATCGCGACTGCCATCGGGCTCGGCCTGATCGCGTTCCGCAAGTCGCTGCCGCTGGCCATCCTTGCCGTGCTGCTGATCGTCGCTCCGCACATCGTCGGCGCGCCGCAGCCCGACAGCTTCGAGACGCCGATCCCGGAAGGCCTGCACCACCAGTTCGTGGTGGCGGTGACCGTGACCAATCTGGTGTTCTGGCTGGTGCTTGGTGCCGTCGTCGGCGTGGTGCGCGGACGCTTCACCGGCACCGCGACCAGCCTGCGCGACAGCTTTGCCTGA
- a CDS encoding MerR family transcriptional regulator translates to MREYYSITELTREFDVSTRTLRFYEDEGLVQPVRRGRTRLFRPSDRHLIRQIMRGKRLGFSINEIREIIQMYKEPPGEVGQLKLMIKRIEEKREDLRQKRRDLEETLAELDQAEESCVERLVELGVNT, encoded by the coding sequence ATGCGGGAATATTATTCGATCACCGAACTGACCCGCGAATTCGACGTGTCGACGCGGACGCTGCGTTTCTATGAGGATGAGGGACTGGTGCAACCGGTGCGGCGTGGCCGCACGCGGCTGTTTCGCCCGTCCGATCGCCATCTCATCCGGCAGATCATGCGGGGAAAGAGGCTCGGCTTCTCGATCAACGAAATCCGCGAAATCATCCAGATGTACAAGGAGCCGCCGGGCGAGGTCGGGCAGCTCAAGCTGATGATCAAGCGCATCGAGGAAAAGCGCGAGGATCTGCGCCAGAAACGCCGCGACCTCGAGGAGACATTGGCCGAACTCGACCAGGCCGAGGAATCCTGCGTCGAGCGGCTGGTCGAGCTCGGCGTCAACACGTAA
- a CDS encoding HpcH/HpaI aldolase/citrate lyase family protein, with product MSHTINHLKKLRLQRSELAVPGSSPEMIDKAANSAADFVFLDIEDAVAPPDKERARKNIIQALNDIDWRAKGKTVSVRINGLDTHYMYRDVVDVMEQAGDRLDTILVPKVGVPADLYMVEAMVNQIEMAKGFKTRVGLEALIETALGMANVEAIAATPGRLEAMHFGVADYAASCKARTVNIGGLNPDYPGDQWHFALSRMTVACRAYGLRAIDGPFGDFSDPEGYIAGARRAAALGIEGKWAIHPSQIALANEVFSPPEKEVTRARRILEVLKEAEAQGKGAAALDGKMIDAASERMARNVLVVNEAIERAGQAHATH from the coding sequence ATGAGCCACACCATCAACCATCTGAAGAAACTCAGGCTGCAGCGCAGCGAACTGGCCGTTCCCGGCTCCAGCCCGGAGATGATCGACAAGGCGGCGAACAGCGCCGCCGACTTCGTCTTCCTCGACATCGAGGATGCGGTCGCCCCGCCCGACAAGGAACGCGCCCGCAAGAACATCATCCAGGCGCTCAACGACATCGACTGGCGCGCCAAGGGCAAGACCGTCTCGGTGCGCATCAACGGGCTGGACACCCACTACATGTATCGCGACGTGGTCGACGTGATGGAGCAGGCCGGCGACCGGCTGGACACCATTTTGGTGCCGAAAGTCGGCGTCCCGGCCGATCTCTATATGGTCGAGGCCATGGTCAACCAGATCGAGATGGCCAAGGGTTTCAAGACCCGCGTCGGCCTCGAAGCGCTGATCGAGACGGCGCTCGGCATGGCCAATGTCGAGGCCATAGCGGCCACGCCCGGTCGGCTGGAAGCCATGCATTTCGGCGTCGCCGATTATGCCGCGAGCTGCAAGGCGCGCACCGTCAACATCGGCGGCCTCAACCCCGACTATCCCGGCGACCAGTGGCATTTCGCGCTGTCGCGGATGACCGTCGCCTGCCGCGCCTATGGCCTGCGCGCCATTGACGGGCCGTTCGGCGATTTCTCCGATCCGGAGGGTTACATCGCCGGCGCCAGGCGCGCCGCCGCCCTCGGCATCGAAGGCAAATGGGCGATCCACCCCTCGCAGATCGCGCTCGCCAACGAGGTGTTCTCGCCGCCGGAAAAAGAGGTCACCCGTGCCAGGCGCATTCTCGAAGTGCTGAAGGAGGCCGAGGCGCAGGGCAAGGGAGCGGCCGCCCTCGACGGCAAGATGATCGACGCCGCGTCGGAACGCATGGCGCGCAATGTTCTGGTGGTCAACGAGGCCATCGAACGCGCCGGCCAGGCGCACGCTACACACTGA
- a CDS encoding aminotransferase class V-fold PLP-dependent enzyme — MAGFTHLFIPGPTNIPEQVRQAMNLPMEDMRAASFPDLTLPLFEDIKKVFKNETGRVFIYPSSGTGAWEAAMTNVLSPGDRVLMSRFGQFSHLWVDMAERLGFEVDVIDCEWGTGVPLELYAERLKADKTHRIKAVFCTQNETATGVTSDVAGCRAVLDDANHPALLFVDGVSSIGSIDFRQEEWGVDCAVSGSQKGFMLPAGLGFLSVSKKALVASRSATHRRCFFSFEDMIRANDAGYFPYTPATQLLRGLRASLDLIAEEGLDNIFARHHRLAEGVRKAVDAWGLKLCARAPKWHSDTVSAILVPDGIDSGDVVKRAYQTYQTSLGGGLNKVMGKVFRIGHLGWLNEVMVLASLSAAEMALLDCGVRLAPGSGVGAAIQHFRASAAVPVAEAA, encoded by the coding sequence ATGGCCGGTTTCACCCATCTATTCATTCCCGGGCCGACCAACATCCCCGAACAGGTCCGGCAGGCGATGAACCTGCCGATGGAGGACATGCGCGCCGCATCCTTCCCTGATCTCACGCTGCCGCTGTTCGAGGACATCAAAAAAGTTTTCAAGAACGAGACCGGCCGCGTCTTCATTTACCCATCCTCCGGCACCGGCGCCTGGGAAGCGGCGATGACCAATGTGCTCAGCCCCGGCGACCGCGTGCTGATGTCGCGCTTCGGCCAGTTCTCGCATTTGTGGGTCGACATGGCCGAACGCCTCGGCTTCGAGGTCGATGTCATCGATTGCGAATGGGGAACCGGCGTGCCGCTAGAGCTCTACGCCGAGCGGCTGAAGGCCGACAAGACGCACCGCATCAAGGCCGTCTTCTGCACGCAGAACGAGACGGCGACCGGTGTGACCAGCGACGTCGCCGGCTGCCGCGCCGTGTTGGACGACGCAAACCACCCCGCCCTGCTCTTCGTCGACGGCGTCTCGTCGATCGGCTCGATCGACTTCCGCCAGGAGGAATGGGGCGTCGACTGCGCCGTCAGCGGTTCTCAGAAAGGTTTCATGCTGCCCGCCGGCCTGGGTTTCCTCTCAGTCAGCAAGAAGGCGCTTGTCGCTTCAAGGAGCGCCACCCACCGGCGCTGCTTTTTCTCCTTCGAGGACATGATCCGCGCCAACGATGCCGGCTATTTCCCCTACACGCCGGCGACGCAGCTGCTGCGCGGCCTGCGCGCCTCGCTCGACCTGATCGCCGAGGAAGGGCTCGACAACATCTTCGCCCGCCACCATCGCCTCGCCGAAGGCGTACGCAAGGCGGTCGACGCCTGGGGCCTGAAACTCTGCGCCAGGGCGCCGAAATGGCATTCCGATACGGTCAGCGCCATCCTGGTGCCCGATGGCATCGATAGCGGCGACGTCGTCAAGCGCGCCTACCAGACATACCAGACGTCGCTCGGCGGCGGCCTCAACAAGGTGATGGGCAAGGTCTTCCGCATCGGCCATCTCGGCTGGCTGAACGAGGTGATGGTGCTCGCCTCGCTGTCGGCGGCCGAAATGGCGCTGCTCGATTGCGGCGTGCGGCTGGCGCCGGGCTCCGGTGTCGGCGCCGCCATCCAGCATTTTCGCGCCTCGGCCGCCGTGCCGGTCGCCGAAGCCGCCTGA
- a CDS encoding CbtB domain-containing protein, with protein sequence MTTASVSLGASVSSQSRFMQLALAALLGTFIIGFVGFSHIDAVHNAGHDNRHSMAFPCH encoded by the coding sequence ATGACTACTGCTTCCGTCTCCCTCGGCGCCTCCGTCTCCTCGCAGTCGCGCTTCATGCAGCTGGCACTCGCCGCGCTGCTCGGCACCTTCATCATCGGCTTTGTCGGCTTCTCGCACATCGATGCGGTCCACAATGCCGGTCATGATAACCGGCATTCGATGGCGTTTCCCTGCCACTGA
- a CDS encoding heparan-alpha-glucosaminide N-acetyltransferase — MTIHTPTALVPEPSRRIVAIDIVRGIALLAMASYHFTWDLEFFGYTDPGLTAFGWWKIYARCIASTFLFLVGVSLYLAHGQQIRWNGFWKRFAMVAGAAIAISVVTRIATPDGFIFFGILHEIALASLLGLAFLQLPALLTLVVAALVIAAPIYLRFEALDHPWLWWIGLSAINPRSNDYVPLFPWFGAVLIGIGVTKLASAAGIRARLAGLMPGRWANPLLFIGRHSLAFYLIHQPLLIGCVWLFSQVMPAQVETPQVNFLKTCQRSCEQTRNATFCSSYCSCMLTTLEGEATLDRLENNDQTAEWRAHLGDLAGSCTAQTEDKMDEGGTQ; from the coding sequence ATGACCATCCACACGCCGACCGCACTCGTTCCGGAGCCATCCAGGCGCATCGTCGCCATCGACATCGTGCGCGGCATCGCGCTGCTGGCCATGGCGAGCTACCATTTCACCTGGGATCTGGAATTCTTCGGCTACACCGACCCCGGCCTCACCGCCTTCGGCTGGTGGAAGATCTACGCACGCTGCATCGCCTCGACCTTCCTGTTCCTGGTCGGCGTCAGCCTCTACCTTGCGCACGGCCAGCAAATCCGCTGGAACGGCTTCTGGAAGCGTTTCGCCATGGTCGCCGGTGCGGCGATCGCTATTTCGGTGGTCACCCGCATCGCGACGCCGGACGGTTTCATCTTCTTCGGCATCCTGCACGAGATCGCGCTCGCCAGCCTGCTCGGCCTCGCCTTCTTGCAACTGCCGGCCTTGCTGACGCTTGTCGTTGCCGCGCTCGTCATCGCGGCGCCCATCTACCTGCGCTTCGAGGCCCTGGATCACCCCTGGCTGTGGTGGATCGGCCTGTCGGCGATCAATCCGCGCTCCAACGACTATGTGCCGCTGTTTCCATGGTTCGGCGCGGTGCTTATCGGCATAGGCGTGACGAAACTCGCTTCTGCCGCCGGTATACGAGCGCGACTGGCGGGCCTGATGCCCGGCCGCTGGGCCAATCCGCTGCTCTTCATCGGCCGCCACAGCCTCGCCTTCTACCTGATTCACCAGCCGCTGCTGATCGGCTGCGTCTGGCTGTTTTCGCAGGTCATGCCGGCCCAGGTCGAAACCCCACAAGTCAATTTCCTGAAAACCTGCCAGCGCTCGTGCGAGCAGACGCGCAATGCAACCTTCTGCTCGAGCTATTGCAGTTGCATGCTGACGACGCTTGAGGGTGAGGCCACGCTTGATCGGCTCGAGAACAACGACCAGACTGCGGAATGGCGAGCGCATCTGGGCGATCTGGCCGGCAGTTGCACGGCCCAGACCGAAGACAAGATGGACGAGGGAGGAACGCAATGA
- the mgtE gene encoding magnesium transporter gives MEDKHTTSAKAADDAHADIYGEDGAVLSSFLAQIGAALADRDTLALKHEVDHLHQSELGDLIEALHPEQRRTLVELLGADFDFSALTEVDEAIRMEIVDHLPNAQIAQAVQALDSDDAVYILEDLEKEDQDEILSQLPFTERIRLRRSLDYPEETAGRRMQTEFVAVPPFWTIGQTIDYMREDKNLPERFSQIFVIDPTFKLLGTIDLDQILRTKRTVKVGEVMHETRHAIPATMDQEEAAREFEQYDLLSAAVVDENEHLVGVLTIDDVVDVIQQEAEEDLLRMGGVGDEELSDSIFSTSRSRVPWLLINLLTAFLAASVISLFDRTIEHIVALAVLMPIVAGMGGNAGSQTMTVTVRALATRDLDIYNAGRIIRREMGVGFINGIIFAVLIGIVAAAWFRDPNLGGIIAAAMIINMFVAALAGILIPLLLDRFKIDPAVASAVFVTTVTDVVGFFAFLGLATWWFGVA, from the coding sequence GTGGAGGACAAGCATACGACCTCCGCCAAGGCGGCTGACGACGCCCATGCCGACATCTATGGCGAGGACGGCGCGGTGCTTTCGTCCTTCCTTGCCCAGATCGGGGCTGCGCTCGCCGACCGCGATACGCTGGCCCTCAAGCATGAAGTCGACCATCTCCACCAGTCGGAACTCGGCGACCTGATCGAGGCGCTGCATCCTGAACAGCGGCGGACCCTGGTCGAACTCCTGGGTGCCGATTTCGACTTTTCCGCGCTGACCGAGGTCGATGAGGCGATCCGGATGGAGATCGTCGATCACCTGCCCAATGCGCAGATCGCGCAGGCGGTGCAGGCACTCGATTCCGACGATGCGGTCTACATTCTCGAAGACCTCGAAAAGGAAGACCAAGACGAGATCCTGTCGCAGTTGCCGTTCACCGAACGGATCAGGCTGCGCCGCTCGCTCGACTATCCGGAAGAGACCGCCGGGCGGCGCATGCAGACGGAGTTCGTCGCGGTGCCGCCGTTCTGGACCATCGGCCAGACCATCGACTACATGCGCGAGGACAAGAACCTGCCTGAGCGCTTCAGCCAGATCTTCGTCATCGACCCGACCTTCAAGCTGCTTGGCACCATCGACCTCGACCAGATCCTGCGCACCAAGCGCACAGTCAAGGTCGGGGAGGTCATGCATGAGACGCGGCACGCCATTCCGGCGACGATGGACCAGGAAGAAGCGGCGCGCGAATTCGAACAGTACGATCTCTTGTCGGCCGCCGTCGTCGACGAGAACGAGCACCTGGTCGGCGTGCTGACCATCGACGATGTCGTCGACGTCATCCAGCAGGAAGCGGAGGAAGATCTGCTGCGCATGGGCGGTGTCGGCGACGAAGAACTCTCCGACAGTATTTTTTCGACCTCCCGCTCGCGCGTTCCCTGGCTACTGATCAATCTCTTGACGGCATTCCTGGCGGCGTCGGTGATCAGCCTGTTCGACCGCACGATCGAACACATCGTGGCGCTTGCCGTGCTGATGCCGATCGTCGCCGGCATGGGCGGCAATGCCGGCTCGCAGACCATGACCGTCACCGTGCGGGCGCTGGCGACCAGGGATCTCGACATCTACAATGCCGGCCGCATCATCCGCCGCGAAATGGGCGTCGGTTTCATCAACGGCATCATCTTCGCCGTGCTGATTGGCATCGTCGCAGCGGCCTGGTTCCGCGATCCCAATCTCGGCGGCATCATCGCGGCCGCGATGATCATCAACATGTTCGTGGCAGCCCTGGCCGGCATCCTGATCCCGCTGCTGCTCGACCGGTTCAAGATCGACCCAGCGGTTGCTTCGGCGGTGTTCGTCACCACGGTCACCGATGTCGTCGGCTTCTTCGCCTTCCTCGGCCTTGCCACCTGGTGGTTCGGCGTCGCGTGA
- a CDS encoding response regulator transcription factor: MRIVVAERNPFVISALREMLECDGRFELLSTVQSGKQFLDLADKGGFDVAVIGWKLADMDGADVLAEVQSRKLDVRITVFSNDHDIGILKQCVRLGAQGYCFQFDDPAIIFDTILAVAHGRICIPYIDINKVNDTPLAQLTVRERELLAVLSDGWTNLQIATRTGISENTVKYHLKNLYDKLDVRNRAMAVALYSRERRTQKQPFG; encoded by the coding sequence ATGCGCATTGTCGTCGCCGAGCGCAATCCATTCGTCATATCGGCGCTGCGCGAAATGCTCGAATGCGACGGCCGTTTCGAATTGCTGAGCACCGTGCAGAGCGGCAAGCAATTCCTGGATCTGGCTGACAAGGGCGGGTTCGACGTCGCCGTGATCGGCTGGAAGCTCGCCGACATGGACGGCGCTGATGTGCTGGCCGAGGTCCAGAGCCGCAAGCTCGATGTGCGCATCACCGTCTTTTCGAATGATCATGACATCGGCATCCTGAAGCAATGCGTGCGGCTCGGTGCCCAGGGCTACTGTTTCCAGTTCGACGATCCAGCCATCATCTTCGACACGATTCTGGCCGTCGCGCATGGCCGCATCTGCATCCCTTACATCGACATCAACAAGGTCAACGACACGCCCCTGGCGCAGCTCACAGTGCGTGAGCGCGAGCTGCTGGCGGTGCTCTCCGACGGCTGGACCAATCTGCAGATCGCGACGCGAACCGGCATTTCCGAGAACACGGTGAAGTACCACCTCAAGAATCTCTACGACAAGCTCGACGTCCGCAACCGGGCGATGGCTGTTGCGCTCTATTCGCGAGAGAGGCGTACCCAGAAGCAGCCTTTCGGGTAG
- a CDS encoding MFS transporter, producing the protein MSTHVRHPIWLPALKAADARTFASLYAVESFARATVSSVIPIQAYEILHNEQIVSILYTIVAMLGLSVTLFMPMLIRRFARRWVYTAGACLLAIGSLFFVTHTLAGQIAGMLCRVMGASALSITLNLYIMDHIRKTDFMQAESLRMAWSMFAWTGGPTLGIFLYTRFGIYAAHGAVAVFALALLALFWTYRLGDNRSIRPGKTRPANPLANIGRFIAQPRLRLAWLIAFGRSCFWSTFFVYGPLFMVITGEGELAGGLLVSAGNALLFMAIFWGKAGKRFGGRKTMTFAYFAMSAMLLAAGTVGASAPLLTGAFLLGGAFFTIALDALGSTAFMRSVRSYERAQMAAVYRTYLDFSELTPPLVYSVVLAFFGLGSVFITLSLLAAVCGFVTWRYLPKSL; encoded by the coding sequence ATGTCCACCCATGTGCGCCATCCGATCTGGCTCCCGGCCCTCAAGGCCGCGGATGCGCGCACCTTCGCCTCGCTCTACGCGGTCGAATCCTTCGCCCGCGCCACGGTGTCGAGCGTCATCCCGATCCAGGCCTACGAAATCCTTCACAACGAACAGATCGTCTCGATCCTCTACACCATCGTGGCGATGCTCGGCCTGTCGGTAACGTTGTTCATGCCGATGCTGATCCGCCGGTTTGCCCGGCGCTGGGTCTACACAGCAGGCGCTTGCCTGCTCGCCATCGGCTCGTTGTTCTTCGTCACCCACACGCTTGCCGGGCAAATCGCAGGCATGTTGTGCCGGGTGATGGGCGCCAGCGCGCTGTCGATCACGCTCAACCTTTACATCATGGACCACATCCGCAAGACCGACTTCATGCAGGCCGAATCGCTGCGCATGGCGTGGTCGATGTTCGCCTGGACCGGTGGGCCGACGCTCGGCATCTTCCTCTACACACGCTTCGGCATCTATGCCGCGCACGGCGCGGTGGCGGTGTTCGCGCTGGCGCTGCTGGCGCTGTTCTGGACCTATCGGCTGGGCGACAACCGGTCGATACGGCCGGGCAAGACCCGGCCGGCCAATCCGCTCGCCAATATCGGCCGCTTCATCGCGCAGCCGAGGCTGAGGCTTGCCTGGCTGATCGCCTTCGGCCGGTCCTGCTTCTGGTCGACCTTCTTCGTCTATGGACCGCTGTTCATGGTCATCACCGGCGAGGGCGAACTGGCCGGCGGCCTGCTGGTCTCGGCCGGCAATGCGCTGCTGTTCATGGCCATCTTCTGGGGCAAGGCGGGAAAACGCTTTGGCGGCCGCAAGACCATGACTTTTGCCTATTTCGCCATGTCGGCAATGCTGCTGGCGGCAGGCACGGTGGGAGCGAGTGCGCCGCTGCTGACCGGCGCTTTCCTGCTTGGTGGCGCGTTCTTCACCATTGCGCTCGATGCACTGGGTTCAACCGCCTTCATGCGCTCGGTGCGCTCCTATGAGCGGGCGCAGATGGCGGCGGTCTACCGCACCTATCTCGATTTTTCGGAGCTGACGCCGCCGCTGGTCTATTCCGTTGTGCTGGCCTTCTTCGGACTGGGCTCGGTGTTCATCACGCTCAGCCTGCTGGCCGCTGTATGCGGCTTCGTGACGTGGCGTTACCTGCCGAAGTCTTTGTGA
- a CDS encoding methyltransferase family protein, protein MTETQPKPGVIPWPPLIYIAAIAISVALGLFYPLPWIGDLLGDLLFAAGWVALFGVAALWFTAIRTMMRAKTTLNPNAVPDHLVTTGPFGITRNPMYLANTMLLIGVAFVSGIVWFLPLAFIAAFATQKVAIEGEEKILAAKFGKKYRDYAKRVRRWI, encoded by the coding sequence ATGACCGAAACCCAACCGAAGCCCGGGGTGATCCCATGGCCGCCGCTGATCTATATCGCCGCCATCGCCATCAGTGTCGCCCTCGGTCTTTTCTATCCCCTGCCCTGGATCGGCGATCTCCTGGGCGACCTGCTGTTCGCCGCCGGCTGGGTGGCGCTGTTCGGCGTCGCGGCACTCTGGTTCACCGCGATCCGTACCATGATGCGGGCCAAGACCACGCTCAACCCCAACGCGGTACCCGACCACCTCGTCACCACAGGTCCTTTCGGCATCACCCGCAACCCGATGTACCTCGCCAACACGATGCTGTTGATCGGCGTCGCCTTTGTCTCGGGGATCGTCTGGTTCCTGCCGCTGGCCTTCATCGCGGCCTTCGCTACGCAGAAGGTCGCGATCGAGGGCGAGGAAAAAATCCTGGCGGCGAAATTCGGCAAGAAATACCGCGACTACGCGAAGCGCGTGCGGCGCTGGATTTGA